The Bos mutus isolate GX-2022 chromosome 7, NWIPB_WYAK_1.1, whole genome shotgun sequence genome window below encodes:
- the LOC102269756 gene encoding LOW QUALITY PROTEIN: nucleophosmin (The sequence of the model RefSeq protein was modified relative to this genomic sequence to represent the inferred CDS: inserted 2 bases in 2 codons; deleted 1 base in 1 codon; substituted 1 base at 1 genomic stop codon) codes for MEDSGKMDMNTPRPQXYLFSCELKADRDYHFKVDNDENEHQLSLRMVSLGAGAKDELCIVEAEAMNYEGSPIKVTLATLKMSIQPIVSLGGFEIIPPVVLQLKCGSGPVHISGQLVLTRTDQDLVAVEEDAQSEDKEKDDMKLLSISGRCSXGSKIPQKKVKLAADEDEEGDDDDDDDDFDEEVEEKAPVKKSVXDTRAKNAQKLNQNGKDSKLSTPRSKGQESFKKQEKTPKTLKGPSSAEDIKAKMQANIVRGGSLPKVEAKFINYVMNCFQMTDQEAIQDLWQ; via the exons ATGGAGGATTCAGGGAAGATGGACATGAACACCCCGAGGCCCC ACTATCTTTTCAGTTGTGAACTAAAGGCCGACAGAGATTATCACTTCAAGGTGGATAATGATGAAAATGAGCACCAGTTATCTTTAAGAATGGTCAGTTTAGGGGCTGGAGCAAAGGATGAATTATGCATTGTTGAAGCAGAGGCAATGAATTATGAAGGCAGTCCAATTAAAGTAACACTGGCAACTTTGAAAATGTCTATACAGCCAATAGTTTCCCTTGGGGGCTTTGAAATTATACCACCTGTGGTCTTACAGTTGAAGTGTGGTTCAGGGCCTGTGCATATCAGTGGACAACTGGTGCTGACCAGGACTGACCAGGACTTAGTAGCTGTGGAGGAAGATGCACAGTCAGAAGATAAAGAGAAGGATGATATGAAACTCCTAAGTATATCTGGAAGGTGTT GTGGTAGCAAGATTCCCCAGAAAAAAGTAAAGCTTGCTGCTGATGAAGATGAAgaaggtgatgatgatgatgatgatgacgattTTGATGAGGAAGTTGAAGAAAAAGCCCCAGTAAAGAAATCTGTATGAGATACTCGAGCCAAAAATGCACAAAAGTtgaaccagaatggaaaagactcaaAACTGTCAACACCAAGATCAAAAGGTCAGGAATCCttc aaaaaacaggaaaaaacaccTAAAACACTGAAAGGACCTAGCTCTGCAGAAGACATTAAAGCAAAAATGCAAGCAAATATAGTAAGAGGTGGTTCCCTTCCCAAAGTGGAAGCCAAGTTTATCAATTACGTGATGAATTGTTTCCAGATGACTGACCAGGAGGCTATTCAAGATCTCTGGCAGTGA